GTTTGGGTAAAATTAAATATAGTGGTTCAAGAGAGCATTCTGTGTTAGGGGAAGGTAAACAGCAAGGGTAGCTGGACTTTTAAGGAGGGTGGTGGCAGAAGCGGAGAGCAAGGAGGCTCAAAAGGAGGTTGGAGCCCGACTGTGAAGGGCTTGAGTGATAACAGCAGTGGGGAGCAACAGAAGAAGCGTGAGTGGGGAGTGTTGATCAGATTTTTAAGAAGCACAGTGCCAAGCACTTGGTGGGTCCTCAATATAATACACATGTGTCACCTGAGTCGCTCATACTGTCTTTTTATTGCTCCTAAACTGGGTGACTTTGTGTGGTTTTTCACAGGGGCAGAGTGTTCCGCTGATGTCAAGCATTGCCTTAAGGAGAGGCAGCTGCAACACGTTGCCAAGCCCTCAGAAATGCGAATGGATTTATGACACGCCAGTGTCTCCGGAAAAGGCTGATGTAAGAAACGCATCTCTAAGCAGCTTTGTGGAAAAATCGGGGCACCGTGCTCTCCCCAGGTacatgtccagttttcacagcccTCAGAACAGCAGAGCAAGGACCCTCAGTCCACACCCGCAGAAAAACGTGCCCATGCAGAAAAAACTCAGCCTTCCAGAGATTCCTTCTCATAGCTTTCCACCACCCAGGGATGCATTCCCTTTGGATGAAGGTGTCAGCTACAAGGTCCCTGCAAGCTTTCTGATCTCCCGAGTGGAACAGAAGAACACCAGGCTGAACATTTACGACGTCCCTAAAGCAGTGCTAAGTGTCCCTCAGGCTGGGAAAGAGCTGGGAAAAGCCGATGGGCCTTCAGAGAATTCCATGGACCATAATTCCTCATGGTTCTCCGGACGGGCAGCATCGCCGTCTCCTGAGCCAGACGGCTTGTCCGTTTCCAGTTCTGACAGCAGAGCCAGCGTCCTTTCCTCATGCTCCTCCACGTCTAGCCACTCTTCTAGCTCCTTCTCGGAGGAGTCAGCCAAAGAGCTCCCCTTGGACCTGGACTTGGCCAAAGAGACAGTCACAGCTCTGCAGCACAAGGTGGACAACTCTGTCGCGGGCCTCTTGCTCTTCGTCAGTAGGCAGTGGAGGTTCCGAGACTACCTGGAGGCCAATATCCACGCGATCCGCAGGGCTGCCGACCGCATAGAGGAATCCTTGAGAGAATTTCTGGATTTCGCCTGCGGCATCCGTGGGACCGCCTGTAACCTCACCGACAGTAAACTTCAGGCCAAAATTAGGGATCAGCTACAGACAATCTCCAACTCCTACCAAATCCTGCTTGAAACAAAGGAAAGTCTGGAGAGCTGCGATTGGTCCCTGGAAGTCCTTGTGACCAACAAAGTCCAAAACAGCCTGGATGACCTGGAGAGATTTGTCCTGACGGCGCGGATGGTTCCAGAAGACATCAAGAGGTTCGCCTCCCTCGTCATTGCCAACGGGAGACTCCTTTTCAAGCCGAACTGTGAAAAGGAAGACCCCATGCAATTGACCCCAAATGCAGAATTTAAGCTTGCAAAATCCATCTGGCTTCCCCAAAAGGAGATTGAATCATACCAAAGGAATGCTTCTTttcagaaacaaagggaaagcaAACACCCTCCTgaactattaaagaaaaataggacAGATGTTTGTGAACAGGTGAGTTCAGAGTGGTATACTATAAGGGGACTTTCCATTTTTATCTGGAGTGGTCACCAGTAAGTTAGATGATGA
This genomic stretch from Globicephala melas chromosome 15, mGloMel1.2, whole genome shotgun sequence harbors:
- the CASS4 gene encoding cas scaffolding protein family member 4 isoform X2 produces the protein MKGASITDGAPKMLLARALYDNHPDCADELAFCRGDILTILEQNVPESKGWWKCLLHGRQGLAPANRLEILVEAPADRPCPPFLRGPEDASTSSQETYEVPTLLNPSSPGPVYEQMRSWVERPLPPTVQVYEVPDPPSSARIVCEKTLRFPKQALFTIPRPARTSLPALPCQVYDVPAQSRCLPALKEPGKQQQLYDILPSPQKAALGPPASQPNGQSVPLMSSIALRRGSCNTLPSPQKCEWIYDTPVSPEKADVRNASLSSFVEKSGHRALPRYMSSFHSPQNSRARTLSPHPQKNVPMQKKLSLPEIPSHSFPPPRDAFPLDEGVSYKVPASFLISRVEQKNTRLNIYDVPKAVLSVPQAGKELGKADGPSENSMDHNSSWFSGRAASPSPEPDGLSVSSSDSRASVLSSCSSTSSHSSSSFSEESAKELPLDLDLAKETVTALQHKVDNSVAGLLLFVSRQWRFRDYLEANIHAIRRAADRIEESLREFLDFACGIRGTACNLTDSKLQAKIRDQLQTISNSYQILLETKESLESCDWSLEVLVTNKVQNSLDDLERFVLTARMVPEDIKRFASLVIANGRLLFKPNCEKEDPMQLTPNAEFKLAKSIWLPQKEIESYQRNASFQKQRESKHPPELLKKNRTDVCEQELPSLEEKETPILEQRLDENKDLETQNPSSLCPRPLSQQNPEKKIRLSEHCRLYFGALFKAIGVLHSSLGNGQPPQIFIAQSKLVIMVGQKLVDTLCQETQERDVRNEILRGSSRLCSLLKDLALATKHAVLQHPSPAALQHLQAETKKLERHTQQFRGMLE
- the CASS4 gene encoding cas scaffolding protein family member 4 isoform X1, which gives rise to MAAVVTGNDNDREFFRPCPQMLLARALYDNHPDCADELAFCRGDILTILEQNVPESKGWWKCLLHGRQGLAPANRLEILVEAPADRPCPPFLRGPEDASTSSQETYEVPTLLNPSSPGPVYEQMRSWVERPLPPTVQVYEVPDPPSSARIVCEKTLRFPKQALFTIPRPARTSLPALPCQVYDVPAQSRCLPALKEPGKQQQLYDILPSPQKAALGPPASQPNGQSVPLMSSIALRRGSCNTLPSPQKCEWIYDTPVSPEKADVRNASLSSFVEKSGHRALPRYMSSFHSPQNSRARTLSPHPQKNVPMQKKLSLPEIPSHSFPPPRDAFPLDEGVSYKVPASFLISRVEQKNTRLNIYDVPKAVLSVPQAGKELGKADGPSENSMDHNSSWFSGRAASPSPEPDGLSVSSSDSRASVLSSCSSTSSHSSSSFSEESAKELPLDLDLAKETVTALQHKVDNSVAGLLLFVSRQWRFRDYLEANIHAIRRAADRIEESLREFLDFACGIRGTACNLTDSKLQAKIRDQLQTISNSYQILLETKESLESCDWSLEVLVTNKVQNSLDDLERFVLTARMVPEDIKRFASLVIANGRLLFKPNCEKEDPMQLTPNAEFKLAKSIWLPQKEIESYQRNASFQKQRESKHPPELLKKNRTDVCEQELPSLEEKETPILEQRLDENKDLETQNPSSLCPRPLSQQNPEKKIRLSEHCRLYFGALFKAIGVLHSSLGNGQPPQIFIAQSKLVIMVGQKLVDTLCQETQERDVRNEILRGSSRLCSLLKDLALATKHAVLQHPSPAALQHLQAETKKLERHTQQFRGMLE